One segment of Primulina tabacum isolate GXHZ01 chromosome 6, ASM2559414v2, whole genome shotgun sequence DNA contains the following:
- the LOC142549057 gene encoding choline transporter protein 1-like — protein MRGPLGPVIGRYPSSDGDAVNGNGNGNGKESKEDIIKHNRKCRDVVFLFMFIGFWVAMIVNSSFGFNLGNPLRLNYGLDYKGNVCGDKHGNLDLRELELRYWLNSNQVYQSGLKDTNFQLSNARSICLMDCPIPSEDSLNWVCDYPEGDIHLSVDDWIDRNYDYFADLTPELRNTSLQLQGPCYPVIFPSVNVYWTCQFIARASNISLKHWEEMGGVKVIEDIAIDKAIHRSVNSRSSVLKRYVADIGKSWPVLLVCGGFLPLFLSILWLLMIRHFVAGMPWITVILFNILTMSVTMFYYLKAGWIGNDAVSPIIGEHDPYYTVSAREVNHLHVAAVFMTVVMIVAFLSSIAIVRRILMATSVLKVAAKVIGEVQALIIFPLIPYVILAVFYMFWLSAALHLFSSGSIIQNDCDANCCAYDLKAKRLSCNSCCGYSIQYTSHIAAAILFHLFGGFWATQFFIACSSTVIAGSVASYYWIGGETSPEIPFLPVFSSMKRLARYSLGSIALGSLIVSFFESIRFILEALRRRLKLIDSTPNSWIGKVVFHTSQCCLRCIGWIIKSVNRNAYIMIAITGKGFFKASEIATGLIMSNIMRIGKVHVIGDVILFLGKLCVSLLSALFAFLMLDMHKYKSAHNKISSPLFPVLVCWGLGYIVATLFFGVVEMSIDTIILSFCQDSDEHQGTAQYAPPLLVETLNDQNEVQRLMQ, from the exons ATGAGAGGGCCATTGGGGCCGGTTATAGGAAGATACCCATCAAGTGATGGGGATGCAGTGAATGGGAATGGGAATGGGAATGGAAAAGAATCAAAAGAGGATATAATCAAACACAACAGGAAATGCAGAGATGTGGTTTTTCTTTTTATGTTCATTGGATTTTGGGTAGCAATGATTGTGAACTCGAGCTTTGGTTTCAATCTTGGAAACCCATTGAG GTTAAATTATGGGCTGGATTATAAAGGAAATGTGTGTGGCGACAAACACGGTAATCTTGATCTCCGAGAACTGGAACTCCGATATTGGTTAAACTCCAATCAAGTTTACCAAAGTGGTTTAAAGGATACCAACTTCCAGCTCTCAAATGCTCGGAGTATTTGCTTAATGGATTGTCCTATTCCATCTGAAGATTCATTAAATTGGGTTTGTGACTATCCAGAAGGAGATATTCATCTCTCAGTTGACGATTGGATCGACagaaattatgattattttgcaGACCTTACTCCTGAACTAAGGAACACTTCTCTTCAGCTCCAGGGTCCATGCTATCCAGTTATATTTCCAAGTGTCAACG TGTATTGGACCTGCCAGTTCATTGCTCGTGCATCAAATATTTCTTTGAAGCATTGGGAGGAGATGGGTGGAGTGAAAGTAATAGAAGACATTGCAATTGATAAAGCTATTCACAGATCAGTCAACTCTCGGTCATCAGTACTAAAG AGATATGTGGCTGATATTGGAAAATCATGGCCTGTGTTGCTTGTTTGTGGAGGATTTTTGCCGCTATTTCTATCAATTCTATGGCTTTTGATGATCCGTCATTTTGTCGCTGGAATGCCATGGATTACTGTCATTCTTTTCAACATTCTTACCATGTCTGTGACAATGTTTTATTACTTGAAAG CCGGATGGATTGGAAATGACGCTGTCTCCCCCATCATCGGAGAGCATGATCCATATTACACCGTATCTGCAAGG GAAGTAAATCATCTCCATGTTGCTGCTGTTTTCATGACCGTTGTGATGATTGTTGCTTTCTTATCTTCTATTGCTATAGTCCGTCGCATCCTCATGGCAACATCTGTGCTCAAG GTCGCTGCAAAGGTCATCGGAGAAGTCCAGGCACTGATAATTTTTCCGCTTATACCATATGTCATTTTAGCAGTTTTTTACATGTTTTGGTTGTCGGCTGCCCTCCATCTTTTTAGTTCGGGAAGTATTATTCAAAACGACTGTGATGCAAATTGCTGTGCTTATGATCTCAAAGCAAAAAGACTGAGCTGTAACAGTTGCTGTGGATATAGTATCCAATATACTTCTCATATTGCTGCGGCTATACTTTTCCATCTATTCGGCGGTTTCTGGGCTACCCAATTTTTCATAGCATGTTCTTCCACAGTTATTGCGGGATCCGTGGCTTCTTATTATTGGATCGGTGGGGAAACATCG CCAGAGATACCCTTTCTTCCTGTTTTCTCTTCAATGAAGCGACTTGCACGATACAGTCTTGGATCCATTGCTCTCGGTTCTCTAATTGTGTCGTTCTTTGAGTCCATCCGCTTTATCCTTGAAGCACTCCGTCGTAGACTTAAACTGATCGATTCTACACCAAATAGCTGGATTGGGAAGGTTGTATTTCACACTTCTCAGTGTTGCCTAAGGTGCATTGGATGGATCATCAAATCTGTAAACAGGAATGCGTATATCATG ATTGCAATAACAGGAAAAGGGTTCTTTAAGGCTTCTGAAATTGCGACAGGCTTAATAATGAGTAACATCATGCGAATTGGAAAGGTGCACGTCATTGGCGACGTTATTCTCTTCCTTGGGAAGTTATGTGTTAGCCTTTTGAGTGCACTTTTTGCATTTCTGATGCTGGACATGCACAAATATAAATCAGCGCACAACAAGATATCATCCCCGCTGTTTCCTGTACTG GTATGCTGGGGTCTTGGTTATATCGTCGCCACTCTCTTCTTTGGGGTAGTAGAGATGTCGATTGACACGATCATTCTTTCATTCTGTCAAGATTCCGATGAACATCAAGGAACTGCTCAATACGCTCCCCCATTGCTGGTCGAGACTCTGAATGACCAGAATGAAGTGCAGAGATTGATGCAATGA